A stretch of the Vibrio stylophorae genome encodes the following:
- a CDS encoding serine hydrolase domain-containing protein, translating to MFRFFTHFLLSLRYFVLLLLLAGCQNTPSNSSDLAVEINPELKQLNAMIRGIDQGYYGQIDSVLVVNRQRVVVEHYFGQQQRHNLHPIAGITHSVTALLLGIAIEQGHINSVNDPISLYLPEYQHLLVDGRERITIHDLLIMGAGLDWYEISPHPTTKINDHQLQRDSDDCIAYVLSQPFNQATRGQFKYSTGFITVLGVIIENATGESLPDYANRVLFAPMGIYHVGWGYLPDGKINAATGLGLRPMDIAKLGELMQQKGLWNDQSLVSPYWIEQTLSSHIVSPWGSDFGYGWWSLVMPYQESYLRIEQAAGAFGQRLYLLPDLETVIVFTGSNSQEQGESLTHAITTYVIPQFYHHSNEPLAIF from the coding sequence GTGTTTCGATTTTTTACACATTTCTTACTTTCACTACGCTATTTTGTACTGCTGTTACTCTTAGCGGGCTGTCAAAACACCCCAAGCAATTCATCAGATTTAGCCGTTGAAATTAACCCTGAACTTAAACAACTCAACGCGATGATTCGTGGCATTGACCAAGGCTATTATGGGCAAATTGATAGTGTCTTGGTGGTCAATCGCCAGCGTGTGGTGGTTGAACATTATTTTGGTCAACAGCAGCGACACAACCTCCACCCTATTGCGGGCATTACCCATAGCGTTACAGCATTACTGCTGGGAATTGCCATTGAGCAGGGGCATATTAATAGCGTCAATGACCCCATTTCACTTTATCTTCCTGAGTATCAACACTTGCTCGTAGACGGGCGAGAGCGCATCACCATTCATGATCTGCTGATCATGGGCGCGGGGTTAGATTGGTATGAAATTAGCCCGCATCCCACCACCAAAATCAATGATCACCAACTGCAGCGTGACAGTGACGATTGCATTGCCTACGTGCTCAGTCAGCCCTTTAATCAAGCCACACGTGGCCAATTTAAATACAGTACAGGCTTTATTACTGTACTCGGGGTGATCATTGAAAATGCCACTGGTGAGTCATTGCCAGACTATGCCAATCGCGTTCTCTTTGCGCCCATGGGCATCTATCACGTCGGTTGGGGCTATCTGCCCGATGGTAAAATCAATGCCGCGACAGGGCTTGGACTGCGCCCTATGGATATCGCAAAGCTGGGTGAGCTAATGCAGCAAAAAGGCCTATGGAACGACCAAAGCTTGGTTTCGCCCTACTGGATTGAGCAAACCTTGTCTTCACATATCGTCTCGCCTTGGGGATCTGATTTTGGCTATGGCTGGTGGAGCTTGGTCATGCCCTACCAAGAGAGTTATTTACGCATTGAGCAAGCTGCTGGTGCCTTTGGCCAGCGTCTGTATCTATTGCCCGATCTCGAAACTGTTATTGTCTTTACTGGCTCCAATTCACAAGAGCAGGGTGAAAGCCTCACCCATGCCATCACGACTTATGTGATCCCGCAGTTCTATCATCATAGCAATGAGCCACTTGCAATTTTTTAG
- a CDS encoding diguanylate cyclase domain-containing protein, translated as MDAMKILLVDDVHLERVNLEMRLKNLQHQVLAVQSGEEALAQYQHFDPDLVILDISMPNMDGYEVAREIRERFQEWIPIVFLSSHDEPEMIAKAIENGGDDYLVKPVNKIVLGAKIHAMQRIAKMRHRLIDASVQLEAANQQLEKKVNEDGLTGIANRRYLDEFLTSQIAWHGRNGLPLTVMMLDIDHFKIFNDHYGHLKGDQCLVHVAQALQSLYHRSGELVARYGGEEFVVVLSNCDDERSQQECERLQRQIRTLAIEHKRSPTAPIVTASFGSVSWLPTGLEKANHIYQIVDKVLYQAKHQGRNCYVVAEV; from the coding sequence ATGGATGCGATGAAAATACTCTTAGTAGATGATGTGCATTTAGAGCGTGTGAATCTTGAGATGCGGCTGAAAAATCTTCAGCATCAGGTGCTTGCGGTTCAGTCGGGTGAAGAGGCGCTGGCGCAATACCAACATTTTGATCCCGATTTAGTGATTCTAGATATTTCCATGCCAAACATGGATGGTTATGAAGTCGCACGTGAGATCCGTGAACGTTTCCAAGAGTGGATTCCCATTGTCTTTTTAAGTTCGCACGATGAGCCCGAGATGATCGCGAAAGCCATTGAAAATGGTGGGGACGATTATTTGGTGAAACCCGTCAATAAGATTGTATTGGGCGCTAAAATTCACGCAATGCAGCGCATTGCCAAGATGCGTCATCGCTTGATTGATGCTTCAGTTCAGCTGGAAGCGGCTAATCAGCAGCTCGAGAAAAAGGTCAATGAAGATGGCCTAACTGGCATTGCCAATCGTCGCTATTTAGATGAATTTTTAACCTCACAAATTGCGTGGCACGGCCGTAATGGCTTACCGCTTACTGTGATGATGCTCGATATCGACCACTTTAAGATCTTTAACGACCACTATGGCCATTTGAAAGGTGACCAATGTTTGGTGCATGTGGCGCAGGCGCTGCAAAGCCTCTATCACCGTTCGGGTGAGTTGGTGGCGCGTTACGGCGGCGAAGAGTTTGTGGTGGTACTCAGTAACTGCGACGATGAGCGCTCACAGCAAGAGTGTGAGCGATTACAACGGCAAATTCGTACGCTTGCCATTGAGCATAAACGCTCGCCTACAGCGCCCATTGTGACGGCAAGTTTTGGCTCAGTCTCTTGGTTGCCCACTGGGCTTGAAAAAGCCAATCACATCTACCAAATAGTCGATAAGGTGCTTTATCAAGCCAAACACCAAGGCCGTAATTGCTACGTGGTCGCAGAAGTGTAG
- a CDS encoding DUF3069 domain-containing protein: MSDKIETETVKLEELAKELRQVIDFEGLHPELIPVVASIHEANAEDTKLLWESLPQSAQLILDNFDQFHALIAFAQGVSSIEVIQELQKVDFPEDMDEQARSDYRDDILSRSLHASAKDLCKQLKKARLKPEMKREFRKIFA; the protein is encoded by the coding sequence ATGAGCGATAAGATTGAAACTGAAACCGTGAAACTGGAAGAGCTAGCGAAAGAGCTTCGCCAAGTGATCGACTTTGAAGGCCTACACCCAGAACTGATTCCTGTCGTTGCTTCAATTCACGAAGCTAATGCAGAAGACACAAAACTACTGTGGGAATCGCTACCACAAAGCGCTCAATTGATTCTCGACAACTTTGACCAATTCCACGCACTCATCGCTTTCGCGCAAGGCGTGTCTAGCATTGAAGTGATTCAAGAACTGCAAAAGGTTGACTTCCCAGAAGATATGGACGAGCAAGCACGCAGTGATTACCGCGATGATATTCTCAGCCGTTCACTTCATGCATCTGCAAAAGATCTGTGCAAACAGCTGAAAAAAGCACGTTTAAAACCAGAAATGAAGCGTGAATTCCGCAAAATCTTTGCTTAA
- a CDS encoding DEAD/DEAH box helicase — MQESVTQFSQLELATPLLTALDSMGFTAPTPIQAAAIPQLLTGVDALGKAQTGTGKTAAFSLPLLNKLDLRQNKPQAIVMAPTRELAIQVAAEMKTLGQNIQGLKVLEIYGGASIVDQMRALRNGAHIIVGTPGRVKDLLTRDRLHLDEVHTFILDEADEMLKMGFVDDVTWIMEQAPETAQRVLFSATMPPMVKEIVDRFLREPARIDVAGENRTVAKVEQQFWVVKGVEKDEAMIRLLETEETDASIVFVRTRQDTERLADWLCARGFKAAALHGDIPQSLRERTVDHIKRGVIDILVATDVVARGLDVPRITHVFNYDIPFDVESYIHRIGRTGRAGRQGKAILLVRTNQIRMLRTIERVTRTNMQEIQLPLRDQVAEARLNRLAAELIEKKDDERLEAYLGLVAKLQESVEVDAVTLAAILLKGQQGQRPLFYSGPDPMIAALERDKGRRRRDDRGERGERGDRRDRGERRQANIDWETYKLQVGREQGVQVKDIVGAIANELGLDKHCIGAIKLAPAHTFVQLPKEMPKEVASQLRKLRIRQQDVNAQVVEDAPMREFRPRRNDDRGERGGFRGDRGGERGGFRGDRDRGSNHDGRRPQRRFERNRGEGGQGGQGHRGKPRFEN; from the coding sequence ATGCAAGAATCAGTGACACAATTTAGCCAACTAGAATTGGCTACTCCGCTTCTGACCGCACTAGACAGCATGGGCTTTACTGCGCCAACGCCTATTCAGGCAGCGGCGATTCCACAATTATTAACTGGCGTTGATGCGCTGGGCAAAGCGCAAACCGGTACCGGTAAAACTGCGGCTTTCTCTCTACCGCTTTTGAACAAACTTGATCTTCGCCAGAACAAGCCTCAAGCCATCGTGATGGCACCAACTCGTGAGCTTGCAATTCAGGTTGCAGCTGAAATGAAGACCCTAGGTCAAAACATTCAAGGCCTGAAAGTGCTTGAGATCTACGGTGGTGCTTCTATCGTTGATCAAATGCGTGCACTTCGTAACGGTGCGCACATTATCGTGGGTACCCCTGGCCGTGTGAAAGACCTATTGACGCGTGATCGTCTACATCTTGATGAAGTGCATACCTTCATTCTTGATGAAGCAGACGAAATGCTAAAAATGGGCTTCGTTGATGACGTAACTTGGATCATGGAACAAGCGCCTGAAACAGCGCAGCGTGTTCTATTCTCAGCAACCATGCCACCAATGGTAAAAGAGATTGTTGATCGCTTCTTGCGTGAACCTGCACGCATCGACGTTGCTGGTGAAAACCGCACCGTTGCGAAAGTTGAACAACAATTCTGGGTTGTAAAAGGTGTTGAGAAAGACGAAGCGATGATTCGTCTACTTGAAACTGAAGAAACTGATGCGTCTATCGTATTCGTTCGTACCCGCCAAGATACTGAGCGTCTAGCAGATTGGCTATGTGCACGTGGCTTTAAAGCTGCAGCACTACACGGTGATATTCCTCAGTCTCTACGTGAGCGCACGGTTGATCACATCAAACGCGGTGTGATTGATATTCTTGTTGCGACTGACGTTGTTGCGCGTGGTCTTGATGTGCCACGTATCACACACGTATTTAACTACGACATTCCATTTGATGTTGAGTCATACATCCACCGTATCGGCCGTACTGGCCGTGCTGGTCGCCAAGGTAAAGCGATTTTGTTGGTTCGCACCAACCAAATCCGCATGCTTCGCACCATCGAGCGCGTGACTCGCACCAACATGCAAGAAATTCAATTGCCACTTCGCGACCAAGTTGCTGAAGCGCGTTTGAACCGTCTTGCAGCTGAATTGATCGAGAAGAAAGATGACGAGCGTCTAGAAGCTTATCTAGGTCTTGTTGCCAAACTTCAAGAAAGCGTTGAAGTAGACGCAGTGACACTAGCTGCGATTCTATTGAAAGGTCAGCAAGGTCAACGTCCACTATTCTACAGCGGCCCAGATCCAATGATCGCAGCGCTTGAGCGTGATAAAGGTCGTCGTCGTCGTGATGATCGCGGTGAGCGTGGCGAACGCGGTGACCGTCGTGATCGTGGCGAGCGTCGTCAAGCAAACATCGACTGGGAAACTTACAAGTTGCAAGTGGGTCGTGAGCAAGGTGTTCAAGTTAAAGACATCGTTGGTGCGATTGCCAATGAGCTTGGCCTCGACAAACATTGCATCGGTGCCATTAAACTAGCGCCTGCACACACTTTTGTTCAGCTTCCTAAAGAGATGCCAAAAGAAGTGGCAAGCCAGCTACGTAAACTACGTATCCGTCAACAAGATGTGAATGCACAAGTGGTTGAAGATGCACCAATGCGCGAATTCCGCCCTCGTCGTAACGATGATCGTGGCGAGCGCGGTGGCTTCCGTGGCGATCGCGGTGGTGAGCGCGGCGGTTTCCGTGGTGATCGCGATCGTGGTAGCAACCATGATGGTCGTCGTCCACAACGTCGTTTCGAGCGTAACCGTGGCGAAGGCGGTCAAGGTGGCCAAGGCCATCGTGGTAAACCACGCTTTGAAAACTAA
- a CDS encoding exoribonuclease II — protein MFQDNPLLAQLKQQIVENIPKKEGTIKATERGFGFLELDDKKNSSIFIPPPMMKKVIHGDKVSALIRTDKDKESAEPESLIEAALTRFVGRVKLIKGRLNVVPDHPQINNLLRANCKKGLDPETLKEGDWVVARLTQHALTNDKGFLCRIEEKIASDGDKIVPWWVTLAKHELPNQEPQIERDWQLLNADEAREDLTALPFITIDGESTKDMDDALHTVANEDGSFTLTVAIADPTAYVAPDDEVDALAKERSFTIYLPGRNIPMLPRELSDELCSLVEGEKRPSLCCRMTITADGTILDDATFFSAWICSQGRLSYDNVSDYLEQKEGAWQPNEVIAAQIAALKDCAMARANWRQQHAVTFPDRPDYRFELDDDSAVVAIHIEHRRIANRMVEESMISANICAGRMLAKHFGAGVFNTHAGFAPEKMDEIMSVMAEAEAPFEREQLTTVEGFSALRRWMNEQPTTYWDNRLRKLQSYSEIGHEPLPHYAMGLPLYATWTSPIRKYGDMINHRMLKGAISGQAPVQMAQEGVGESLMLHRRAHKMAERDCSDWLYIELLTPDLGTDKTYRAEVFDISRGGMRVRLLENGAAAFIPAPLILANKERLECNGDKGTICIDGVVEFKLGDEIEVSLAELKPATRSIIMKPTKLFEDLPAQTEGAADTKATVIDSETTNTEAKSAE, from the coding sequence ATGTTTCAAGACAACCCCCTACTGGCTCAACTAAAACAACAAATCGTTGAAAATATTCCTAAAAAGGAAGGAACCATCAAAGCAACTGAGCGTGGTTTCGGCTTTTTAGAGCTCGACGATAAGAAAAACAGCAGCATCTTTATTCCACCACCGATGATGAAAAAAGTGATTCATGGTGACAAAGTCAGCGCGCTGATTCGTACCGATAAAGACAAAGAGTCTGCTGAGCCAGAGAGTCTGATTGAAGCGGCACTGACCCGTTTCGTAGGTCGCGTGAAATTGATCAAAGGTCGCCTCAATGTGGTACCTGATCATCCACAAATTAACAATCTCCTTCGTGCCAATTGCAAAAAAGGGCTGGATCCAGAAACCCTAAAAGAAGGTGATTGGGTCGTTGCACGTCTGACTCAGCACGCACTCACCAATGACAAAGGCTTTTTGTGCCGTATTGAAGAGAAGATTGCCTCTGACGGCGATAAAATCGTGCCTTGGTGGGTTACTCTTGCCAAACACGAACTGCCAAACCAAGAGCCACAAATTGAGCGCGATTGGCAACTGCTTAATGCCGACGAAGCACGTGAAGATTTAACAGCACTGCCATTTATTACCATTGATGGTGAGTCCACCAAAGATATGGACGATGCGCTGCACACTGTAGCGAACGAAGACGGTAGCTTTACCCTCACCGTTGCCATTGCTGATCCAACCGCTTATGTCGCACCTGATGATGAGGTTGACGCGCTGGCTAAAGAGCGCAGCTTTACCATCTACTTGCCTGGCCGCAATATTCCAATGCTACCGCGTGAGCTAAGCGATGAGCTTTGTTCACTGGTTGAAGGCGAAAAACGTCCAAGCCTTTGCTGTCGCATGACCATCACCGCTGATGGCACCATCCTTGATGACGCGACTTTCTTTAGCGCATGGATCTGCTCACAAGGCCGTTTAAGCTACGACAATGTGTCAGATTATCTTGAACAAAAAGAAGGTGCTTGGCAGCCAAATGAAGTGATTGCAGCGCAAATTGCAGCACTAAAAGACTGCGCCATGGCGCGTGCTAACTGGCGCCAACAACATGCCGTAACCTTCCCAGATCGCCCAGATTATCGCTTTGAGCTAGATGACGACAGCGCTGTGGTTGCGATTCATATCGAGCACCGCCGCATCGCCAACCGTATGGTTGAAGAGTCAATGATCAGCGCCAACATCTGTGCTGGTCGCATGCTTGCCAAACACTTTGGCGCCGGTGTGTTTAATACGCACGCAGGTTTTGCGCCAGAGAAAATGGACGAAATCATGAGTGTGATGGCAGAAGCGGAAGCCCCATTTGAGCGCGAGCAGCTCACCACTGTGGAAGGCTTTAGCGCCCTACGCCGCTGGATGAACGAGCAGCCCACCACCTATTGGGATAACCGCCTACGTAAATTGCAGTCTTACAGCGAAATTGGCCACGAGCCGTTGCCACATTACGCTATGGGTTTACCACTTTACGCGACTTGGACCTCTCCAATTCGTAAATATGGCGACATGATCAACCATCGCATGCTCAAAGGCGCAATTTCTGGCCAAGCGCCAGTGCAAATGGCGCAAGAAGGTGTGGGTGAAAGTCTGATGCTACATCGCCGTGCCCATAAAATGGCTGAGCGTGATTGTTCTGATTGGCTTTATATTGAACTGCTGACCCCTGATTTGGGCACAGATAAAACCTACCGCGCAGAAGTATTTGATATCAGCCGCGGCGGTATGCGCGTACGCTTACTTGAAAACGGCGCGGCTGCCTTTATCCCTGCACCGCTGATTCTCGCGAACAAAGAGCGTCTTGAGTGTAACGGCGACAAAGGCACCATCTGTATTGATGGCGTGGTTGAGTTCAAACTCGGTGATGAAATTGAAGTGTCACTGGCAGAGCTCAAGCCTGCGACCCGCAGCATCATCATGAAGCCAACCAAGTTGTTTGAAGATCTGCCAGCGCAAACTGAAGGCGCAGCAGATACGAAAGCAACAGTGATTGACTCTGAAACAACGAATACAGAAGCAAAAAGCGCGGAATAA